A genomic region of Ignavibacteria bacterium contains the following coding sequences:
- a CDS encoding PEGA domain-containing protein, translating to MIKKLLHFLIKALLVLLIFISAGFSQTEKHRLQIIAEKPFELFLNDFSFGTHLYFDTLLQTDVYKIEAYILEDEPIKNIFKKIVYLNADLIIRLDSFYFVNVRSNPDDAQVYFDSLYFGATPLNLKLLFKPTLLELRKNGYKVHQEDISDFYNYDFFINLEKEKFEKPSFVFDYKYIALTSTIISGALAAYTKQLANKFFYKLDRSDEDLRKVKVYDRYSGIFTIGMEISFGIFVYLLLQE from the coding sequence ATGATAAAAAAGTTATTGCACTTTCTAATTAAAGCTTTATTAGTTCTGTTAATTTTTATTTCTGCCGGGTTTTCACAGACAGAAAAGCACAGATTACAAATCATTGCGGAAAAACCATTTGAGTTATTTCTAAACGATTTCTCGTTCGGTACACACTTATATTTTGATACATTACTTCAAACTGATGTTTATAAGATTGAGGCATATATTTTAGAAGATGAACCGATTAAAAACATTTTTAAGAAAATTGTTTATCTCAACGCTGATCTAATTATTCGTTTAGATAGTTTTTACTTTGTAAATGTTCGGAGTAATCCAGATGACGCTCAGGTTTATTTTGATTCATTGTATTTCGGAGCAACTCCTCTAAATCTCAAATTACTTTTTAAACCGACACTTCTTGAGTTGAGAAAAAATGGTTATAAAGTGCATCAAGAAGATATTAGCGATTTTTATAATTACGATTTTTTCATCAACCTCGAAAAGGAAAAATTTGAAAAGCCATCATTCGTATTTGATTATAAATATATTGCCTTAACTTCTACAATTATAAGTGGAGCGCTGGCTGCATATACTAAGCAGCTTGCAAATAAATTTTTCTACAAGTTAGATAGAAGTGATGAAGATCTACGAAAAGTTAAAGTTTATGATCGATATTCGGGAATTTTTACCATTGGTATGGAAATAAGTTTTGGTATTTTTGTGTACTTATTATTGCAGGAATAA
- a CDS encoding HPr family phosphocarrier protein, with the protein MIEKEVTILNRAGLHTRPAATLVKLASKYRSDFYIIQDNLVVNGKSIIGVMTLCAEQGSKLKLRFEGEDEEEAAKEIVEYFNRGFDEL; encoded by the coding sequence ATGATTGAAAAAGAAGTCACTATACTTAATAGAGCAGGTTTGCATACTAGACCGGCTGCCACTTTGGTGAAATTAGCTTCAAAATACAGATCAGATTTTTACATTATTCAAGACAATCTGGTGGTAAATGGGAAGAGCATTATTGGTGTCATGACTCTATGCGCCGAGCAGGGCAGTAAATTAAAATTAAGATTTGAAGGAGAAGATGAAGAAGAAGCAGCTAAAGAAATAGTTGAATATTTCAATAGAGGTTTCGATGAGTTATAA
- the glmM gene encoding phosphoglucosamine mutase, protein MATLIKSISGIRGIVGDGIDPQNLVRFSAAFAKFCNFGKIVVGRDSRISGEAFSRIVTGTLMASGCDVIDIGIVPTPTVQIYVEELKASGGIVLSASHNPNEWNALKLLNSEGTFLNPGQAKKFLEIEESYNPEFKKWDKFGKYYFIEKAYQLHIEKILNLDIINVDLIRSKKFKVLVDCVNGAGVKVVPELLEQLGCEVTKINCEETGIFPRNPEPVPENLIETIKAAKAGNFDLTIIVDPDVDRLVLLQENGEPFIEEYTVVLATDFVLNKNKGNVCVNLSTTKAVEDVAKKYDCNVYRTPVGEINVVEGMKKYNAVIGGEGSGGVIYPAFHYGRDALVGIVFTLQYLAEKNKKLSEVKNELPSYFILKDKFQTEGIASENLIEKFKAHFAKNKINEADGLRIDFEDHWIHLRKSNTEPIIRLIVEARSQKLAKELMDNYKNLLRTFINQ, encoded by the coding sequence ATGGCAACACTTATAAAAAGCATTTCAGGTATTCGTGGAATTGTGGGAGATGGAATTGATCCGCAAAACCTTGTTAGATTTTCAGCGGCATTTGCTAAGTTTTGTAATTTCGGAAAAATCGTTGTCGGGCGAGATTCCAGAATTAGCGGAGAAGCTTTCTCAAGAATTGTTACTGGAACTTTGATGGCTTCTGGTTGCGATGTCATTGATATCGGCATTGTCCCTACTCCAACTGTTCAGATTTATGTCGAAGAATTAAAAGCATCTGGCGGAATTGTTCTATCCGCAAGTCACAATCCAAATGAATGGAATGCATTAAAGTTACTAAACTCTGAAGGGACATTTTTAAATCCTGGTCAAGCAAAAAAATTTCTTGAGATTGAGGAAAGTTACAATCCAGAATTCAAAAAATGGGATAAGTTTGGTAAGTATTACTTCATTGAGAAAGCTTATCAATTACATATCGAGAAGATTTTAAATCTTGATATAATTAATGTTGATTTAATCAGGTCAAAAAAATTTAAAGTGTTAGTCGATTGTGTAAATGGTGCAGGTGTTAAAGTAGTTCCTGAATTGCTTGAACAGCTTGGTTGTGAGGTTACAAAAATTAATTGTGAAGAGACTGGAATTTTTCCGAGAAATCCAGAACCAGTTCCAGAGAATTTAATCGAAACAATTAAAGCAGCTAAAGCAGGGAATTTTGATTTGACAATTATAGTCGATCCCGATGTGGATAGACTTGTTCTGCTTCAAGAAAATGGAGAACCATTTATCGAAGAGTATACGGTCGTACTTGCAACAGATTTTGTTCTAAATAAGAATAAAGGAAATGTTTGCGTAAATCTTTCTACCACAAAGGCAGTCGAGGATGTTGCAAAGAAATATGATTGCAATGTTTATCGAACACCTGTTGGTGAGATTAATGTTGTTGAGGGAATGAAAAAATATAATGCTGTAATAGGTGGTGAAGGCAGTGGTGGAGTAATCTATCCAGCTTTTCATTATGGCCGCGATGCTTTGGTCGGGATTGTTTTTACACTTCAATATCTGGCAGAAAAGAACAAAAAACTTTCTGAAGTAAAAAACGAGCTTCCATCATATTTCATTTTAAAAGATAAATTCCAAACCGAAGGAATTGCATCAGAAAATTTAATTGAAAAATTCAAAGCTCATTTTGCGAAAAATAAAATAAATGAAGCCGATGGATTGAGAATAGATTTTGAAGATCACTGGATTCATTTAAGAAAGTCGAATACCGAACCTATCATTCGTTTAATTGTTGAAGCGAGAAGTCAGAAGCTTGCAAAGGAATTAATGGATAATTATAAAAATTTACTTAGAACATTTATAAATCAATGA
- a CDS encoding dipeptide epimerase, whose amino-acid sequence MKRRDFLKTGALISLGTPLVGKFPEILAKKSKRDGEKMKLRFYPYTLELKHVFTVATASRKTTPVMMTEIEYNGMIGYGEASMPPYLGESHQTASEFLSKVDLSQFDDPFRIEEILNYVDSIAPGNPAAKASIDIALHDLVGKLIGQPWYKIWGLNPEKTPYTSFTIGIDKPDVVRQKVKEAEQYKILKVKLGLDNDKEMIETIRSVTDKPIRCDVNQGWKNKEEALKMIEWLANKNVEFVEQPMPKEWYDEHAWLRERSPLPIIADESVQRLPDVKKAYGAYDGINIKLMKSTGMREAYKMILLARALEMKVMLGCMTETSCAISAAAQLSPLVDWADLDGAELISNDLFDGAKIIDGKVTLTNLPGIGIKKI is encoded by the coding sequence ATGAAGAGAAGAGACTTTCTTAAAACAGGTGCACTAATTTCACTGGGAACTCCTCTGGTTGGTAAGTTTCCAGAAATTTTAGCGAAGAAATCCAAAAGAGATGGGGAAAAGATGAAACTAAGATTTTATCCTTATACACTTGAATTGAAACATGTTTTTACTGTTGCAACTGCGTCAAGAAAAACTACTCCAGTGATGATGACAGAGATAGAATATAATGGCATGATCGGTTATGGAGAGGCTTCAATGCCTCCGTATCTTGGAGAATCACACCAAACTGCATCTGAATTTTTATCCAAGGTTGATTTATCTCAATTTGATGATCCATTTCGAATAGAAGAAATTCTTAACTATGTTGATTCAATCGCACCGGGTAATCCAGCAGCAAAAGCTTCAATCGACATTGCACTTCACGATTTAGTTGGTAAATTAATCGGACAGCCCTGGTATAAAATCTGGGGATTAAATCCTGAAAAAACACCCTACACTTCATTTACGATTGGCATCGATAAACCAGATGTAGTTAGACAAAAAGTTAAAGAAGCAGAACAGTATAAAATTTTGAAAGTCAAACTTGGTCTTGATAATGACAAAGAAATGATTGAGACAATTCGTTCAGTTACGGATAAACCAATTCGATGCGATGTAAATCAAGGCTGGAAAAATAAAGAAGAAGCATTGAAGATGATCGAGTGGCTCGCCAATAAAAATGTTGAATTCGTTGAGCAACCTATGCCTAAGGAATGGTATGACGAACATGCGTGGTTAAGGGAGAGAAGTCCTTTACCAATTATTGCGGATGAGAGTGTTCAAAGATTACCGGATGTCAAAAAAGCTTACGGTGCTTATGATGGTATTAACATAAAATTGATGAAAAGCACCGGAATGAGAGAAGCTTATAAAATGATACTTCTTGCCCGTGCTCTGGAAATGAAAGTTATGCTTGGTTGTATGACAGAAACTTCCTGTGCAATCTCTGCAGCAGCACAGCTTTCGCCACTGGTAGATTGGGCTGACCTCGATGGTGCAGAATTGATCTCGAATGATTTGTTCGATGGTGCAAAAATCATTGACGGTAAAGTAACTTTGACAAATCTGCCCGGTATTGGAATTAAGAAAATATAA
- a CDS encoding bifunctional phosphoglucose/phosphomannose isomerase encodes MNPYKQYDSGDMFNVLKNYYKQVQSVADKKLEIDKTIYSRIEKIIVTGLGGSAISGDVVFTLFQDQLSIPFIVNRNYNLPKFADENTLVIACSYSGNTEETLSSFDEAIAKNCKVVTISSGGKLKDKALSHNLLHLEVESGYQPRCAIGLMLTTLIKFLEESGFIFFENGFYENVINLLKNKSETYSTENGSPYEFATKLIGKFPVIHSTELLQSLNVRFRSQLAENSKVLAYSGIIPELNHNEIIAWEKFDEKFFPAILIQMIDENDHPRNKLRFDITRDILSEVKVEILRLKSEEQKFYLRVFDLIYFVDWVSFFLAVMRKVDPTPIKNINALKEALSKIN; translated from the coding sequence ATGAATCCTTATAAGCAATATGATTCTGGAGATATGTTTAATGTCCTTAAAAATTATTACAAACAGGTTCAGTCGGTCGCTGATAAAAAATTAGAGATTGATAAAACTATCTATTCGAGAATCGAGAAAATAATTGTAACGGGTTTGGGCGGTTCTGCTATTTCAGGAGATGTTGTATTTACTCTTTTTCAAGATCAACTTTCAATTCCTTTTATTGTCAATAGGAATTATAATCTTCCAAAATTTGCAGATGAAAATACACTCGTTATCGCATGTAGTTATTCTGGAAATACCGAAGAAACTTTATCAAGTTTTGATGAAGCAATTGCAAAGAATTGTAAAGTAGTAACGATTAGCTCAGGCGGAAAATTAAAAGACAAAGCATTATCGCATAATCTCTTGCATCTTGAAGTTGAAAGCGGTTATCAGCCGAGATGTGCAATTGGTTTGATGTTAACCACATTAATTAAATTTCTTGAAGAGAGTGGATTTATATTTTTTGAAAATGGTTTTTATGAAAATGTAATTAATCTGCTCAAAAACAAATCAGAGACTTATTCTACAGAAAATGGCTCACCTTACGAATTTGCCACAAAGTTGATTGGAAAATTTCCAGTTATTCACTCAACCGAATTATTGCAGTCACTTAATGTTAGATTTAGATCACAACTTGCTGAAAATTCTAAGGTTTTAGCTTATTCAGGAATTATTCCAGAACTTAATCACAATGAAATTATTGCCTGGGAAAAATTTGATGAAAAGTTTTTCCCTGCAATTCTAATTCAGATGATTGATGAAAATGACCATCCAAGAAATAAACTGAGATTTGATATAACCAGAGATATTTTAAGTGAAGTTAAGGTTGAAATTCTAAGGCTAAAAAGTGAAGAACAGAAATTTTATCTAAGAGTTTTTGATTTAATTTATTTCGTTGACTGGGTCAGTTTCTTTCTTGCAGTAATGAGAAAGGTCGATCCAACACCAATCAAGAATATAAATGCTCTCAAAGAAGCTTTGTCAAAAATTAATTGA
- a CDS encoding tetratricopeptide repeat protein, with translation MKNILKMLIVFIMVFNLFGCEKQKEEGIYKTALEDIKNGNTQAAIENLEKLVTKNPYSEFAPDAFFTLASLYQTLEGDSIQKIKNYEQALAYYNELIEKFPNNQKTPEAIFMAGFICAENLKDYKRAEYYYKKFLKAYPDHELASSVKVELDNLGKSPEEILKEKGVDLGDKGKSK, from the coding sequence ATGAAAAATATTTTGAAAATGCTAATCGTTTTTATAATGGTTTTTAATCTTTTTGGTTGTGAAAAACAGAAAGAAGAAGGAATTTACAAAACCGCGCTCGAAGACATTAAAAACGGAAATACTCAAGCAGCAATTGAAAATTTAGAAAAATTAGTTACAAAAAATCCCTATTCAGAATTTGCGCCCGATGCTTTCTTTACGCTCGCTTCACTATACCAAACACTTGAAGGTGACTCAATTCAAAAAATAAAAAATTATGAACAGGCACTTGCATATTACAATGAATTAATTGAAAAATTCCCCAACAATCAAAAGACCCCCGAAGCTATTTTTATGGCTGGATTCATTTGTGCTGAGAATCTGAAAGATTATAAAAGGGCAGAATATTACTATAAAAAATTTCTAAAAGCTTATCCCGATCACGAACTTGCATCGTCAGTGAAGGTAGAGCTTGATAATCTTGGCAAATCACCTGAAGAAATTTTGAAAGAAAAAGGTGTCGATTTAGGAGATAAAGGCAAATCTAAATGA
- the ptsP gene encoding phosphoenolpyruvate--protein phosphotransferase — protein MSYNGSQKLDSQKNKIFKGIPAAPGYAIGPVYIYQKENIEIYPSVSLDIDQELSAFEFAIERSKKELKKIVDLSKEKLNEVISGIFEAHLLILEDEHLLSSIRDKIKNQRHSAEYAVEVEFNQYINLMKQSNELSMHERANDIEDIKSRIIRNIQRKRWESKLKKSVIIVAKNLTPADTILFTRNDVLAYISEMGGLTSHTAILARALNIPAVVGIHNISKELQNDETVIIDGFDGLIISNPDEETLKVYEQKIQKYSERKKKYEELRNIQCKTKDNHRITLLANIDFLDEIPFAISSGAEGVGLYRSENLFFQKGSFPTEAEQVEAYIDLAEKFYPYFVTIRTFDLGGDKIFLDEEYQENNPFLGWRGIRLLLDMPEVLKTQFRAILISSTYRNIRVMLPMVSSTDEIIKAKEIFEEAKKELREARIKFDEKIKFGIMVEIPSIVYCLKEASKYIDFISVGTNDLTQYLLAVDRGNERVFSSYQEFHPALIRVLRQIIKELNRTKVEIGICGEIASNFKAVPLLIGLGYNNLSVSEYLLPEIKKLILNIKLSDCKKLAVKCLQAANQNEIINLINEFYKKIKGDNNESL, from the coding sequence ATGAGTTATAATGGATCTCAAAAATTAGATAGTCAAAAAAACAAAATCTTTAAGGGTATACCAGCAGCACCGGGTTATGCTATAGGTCCTGTTTATATTTATCAAAAAGAAAATATTGAGATATATCCTTCTGTTTCGCTTGATATAGATCAAGAATTAAGCGCCTTCGAATTTGCTATAGAACGATCAAAAAAAGAATTAAAAAAAATAGTTGATTTATCTAAAGAGAAATTGAATGAAGTTATCTCCGGAATTTTTGAAGCCCATTTATTGATATTGGAAGATGAACATTTACTTTCTTCAATTCGAGATAAGATAAAAAATCAACGACATAGTGCTGAATATGCTGTCGAGGTAGAATTTAATCAATACATAAATTTAATGAAGCAGTCAAACGAATTATCAATGCACGAAAGAGCCAATGATATTGAAGATATTAAATCGAGGATCATTCGAAACATTCAAAGAAAAAGATGGGAATCGAAATTAAAAAAGTCTGTTATAATTGTCGCCAAGAATTTAACACCAGCAGATACAATTCTTTTTACGAGGAATGATGTTTTGGCTTACATTTCTGAAATGGGAGGTTTAACCTCTCACACAGCAATTCTTGCAAGAGCTTTGAATATTCCGGCAGTGGTTGGTATCCACAATATATCAAAGGAATTACAAAATGATGAAACAGTTATTATTGATGGATTTGATGGTTTAATTATTTCTAATCCAGATGAAGAAACTCTAAAAGTTTATGAACAGAAAATTCAAAAATACTCTGAACGAAAAAAGAAATACGAAGAACTACGAAATATTCAATGTAAGACAAAAGATAACCATAGGATAACTCTTTTAGCGAATATTGATTTTCTCGATGAAATTCCTTTTGCAATCTCTTCTGGTGCAGAAGGTGTCGGTCTTTATAGAAGTGAAAATTTGTTTTTCCAGAAAGGTTCATTCCCTACAGAAGCGGAACAAGTTGAAGCTTACATCGATTTAGCTGAAAAATTTTATCCCTACTTTGTTACGATCAGAACATTTGATCTCGGAGGAGACAAAATTTTTTTAGATGAAGAATACCAAGAAAATAATCCATTTTTAGGTTGGAGGGGGATTCGACTTTTACTTGATATGCCTGAGGTACTTAAGACTCAGTTTAGAGCTATTCTAATTTCTTCAACATATAGAAATATTCGTGTAATGCTTCCAATGGTTTCATCAACTGATGAAATCATTAAAGCAAAGGAAATTTTTGAAGAGGCAAAAAAAGAATTAAGAGAAGCTCGAATAAAATTTGATGAAAAGATTAAATTTGGAATAATGGTTGAAATTCCATCTATCGTGTATTGCTTAAAAGAAGCTTCTAAGTATATTGATTTTATTAGTGTTGGAACAAATGATTTAACTCAATATCTACTCGCTGTTGATAGAGGAAATGAAAGAGTCTTCAGTTCGTATCAAGAATTTCATCCTGCATTAATTCGTGTATTGAGGCAAATTATAAAGGAATTAAATAGAACAAAAGTGGAAATTGGTATTTGTGGAGAAATTGCTTCAAACTTTAAAGCTGTACCTTTATTGATTGGTCTGGGTTATAATAATTTGAGTGTGAGTGAATATCTTTTACCGGAAATTAAAAAACTAATTCTAAACATTAAGCTGAGTGATTGTAAAAAATTAGCTGTTAAATGTTTACAGGCTGCAAATCAAAATGAAATCATTAATTTAATTAACGAATTTTACAAAAAAATAAAAGGTGATAATAATGAATCCTTATAA
- a CDS encoding DUF58 domain-containing protein: MKYRTDYRQLLDPKIITKISSLDLRARYIVEGFLIGLHRSPYHGFSVEFSEHRPYLPGDEISRIDWKVYGKTDRFFIKQYEEETNLKCYVLVDCSKSMEFTSKGITKFQYAITLAAAISYLLFDQKDAVGLVLYSDKIQKIIEPRASKINLFEIYKSLINASTEGKTETAGCLGQVAEKIKKRGLIVVISDFLDDLNKIESAMKKFRFKQNEVVSFQILDEQEINFAFSRDAIFKDLESQEELLTQPFQIKASYNELVKEFINSLKRRLLNHQIDHNLIITNEPFDKALLAFLKKRKRLH; the protein is encoded by the coding sequence ATGAAATATCGAACTGACTATCGTCAATTACTTGATCCTAAAATTATTACAAAAATTTCAAGTCTTGATTTACGAGCCAGATATATTGTAGAAGGATTTTTAATCGGGTTGCATCGAAGTCCTTATCATGGTTTTAGTGTTGAATTTTCAGAGCATAGACCTTATTTGCCAGGAGATGAAATCTCAAGAATCGATTGGAAAGTCTATGGTAAAACAGATCGTTTTTTCATCAAACAATATGAAGAAGAAACAAATCTAAAATGTTATGTTCTTGTTGACTGCAGTAAATCGATGGAATTCACAAGTAAAGGGATTACAAAATTTCAATATGCAATTACACTTGCTGCAGCAATTTCATATTTACTCTTTGACCAGAAAGATGCAGTTGGTCTTGTGCTTTATTCTGATAAAATTCAAAAGATAATTGAACCACGCGCTTCTAAAATAAATTTATTCGAAATTTATAAATCTCTTATAAACGCTAGCACTGAAGGTAAGACGGAAACAGCTGGATGTTTGGGGCAGGTGGCAGAGAAAATTAAAAAAAGAGGTTTGATAGTAGTTATTTCTGACTTCCTTGATGATCTTAATAAAATTGAATCAGCAATGAAAAAATTTCGCTTTAAGCAAAATGAAGTTGTCTCTTTTCAAATACTTGATGAGCAGGAGATCAATTTCGCTTTCAGTCGAGATGCAATTTTTAAAGATCTTGAATCTCAAGAAGAACTTCTTACTCAACCTTTCCAGATCAAAGCCTCATACAACGAACTGGTTAAAGAATTTATTAATTCATTAAAGAGAAGACTACTTAATCATCAAATCGATCATAATCTAATCATTACAAATGAACCTTTCGACAAAGCATTGCTTGCTTTTCTTAAAAAACGAAAAAGACTTCATTGA
- a CDS encoding PQQ-binding-like beta-propeller repeat protein, protein MNNYLKNENSWIMFGQTPERVFFIQDSINLPLKVLFKTELKSGLNYSSVTVMDGSIFVGDTKGYVYKIDLKTGIIKNYMNYKQPILTSILVKENELIIPVAGSKDKKSFLLIYNLIQGDEKKRITLDGSVEKDPILEEEKLYLVTTNGLLYKFDKDYNIEWKLDLSSSINSHIALTKDFIVAGTLSGKVYFVSKDGKIISSFVAQGSINSGFTIKDSRVYFGDDKGYLYCVDKSGRVLFQKKVGSSFKSLASIDDENIFIGDLSGNIFCLSRLNGEIKWKKNYGGLINNSILIAGDKLIVPNVHKKILVLDKSKGEILQEIEMEGRVKLSPVFVDKKIIVGCDDKKVIALSN, encoded by the coding sequence TTGAATAATTATTTAAAGAATGAAAATTCCTGGATAATGTTTGGTCAAACACCTGAGAGAGTTTTTTTCATTCAGGATTCAATAAATCTGCCTTTAAAAGTTCTATTTAAAACTGAACTCAAATCTGGTTTGAATTACTCATCAGTTACTGTGATGGATGGATCAATATTTGTTGGAGATACGAAAGGGTATGTTTACAAAATTGATTTGAAGACAGGCATTATCAAAAATTATATGAATTACAAACAACCCATCCTTACTTCAATACTGGTGAAAGAGAATGAATTAATTATTCCTGTAGCGGGTTCAAAAGATAAAAAATCGTTTTTATTGATTTACAATTTGATCCAGGGCGATGAAAAAAAGAGAATAACTTTGGACGGTTCGGTTGAAAAAGATCCTATTCTTGAAGAAGAAAAATTATATCTGGTAACTACAAATGGATTGCTTTACAAATTTGATAAAGATTATAACATTGAATGGAAACTTGATTTAAGTTCATCAATAAATTCCCACATTGCCTTAACAAAAGATTTTATTGTCGCAGGAACCTTATCGGGGAAAGTATATTTTGTGTCGAAGGATGGGAAGATAATCTCATCATTTGTCGCTCAGGGTTCAATTAACTCTGGTTTTACGATTAAGGACTCAAGAGTATATTTTGGTGACGATAAAGGATATCTTTATTGTGTCGATAAATCAGGGCGAGTTCTTTTTCAGAAAAAAGTAGGAAGTTCATTCAAATCTCTTGCATCAATAGATGATGAAAATATTTTTATTGGAGATTTATCTGGAAATATTTTTTGTCTAAGTAGATTAAATGGTGAAATAAAATGGAAGAAAAATTATGGTGGGTTGATCAATAATTCAATTTTAATAGCAGGAGATAAGTTAATAGTTCCTAATGTTCACAAAAAAATTTTAGTTCTCGATAAGTCAAAGGGAGAAATTTTACAAGAAATAGAGATGGAGGGCAGAGTAAAATTATCTCCAGTTTTTGTAGATAAAAAAATTATTGTTGGATGTGATGATAAAAAAGTTATTGCACTTTCTAATTAA
- a CDS encoding polyprenyl synthetase family protein, protein MTKEPFTKLLDELKLQINNQIFLELSKRKPKSLYAPLNYFLKSGGKRLRGILVLLVAKSINKNLKSLPLNQAIAIELLHNFTLIHDDVMDNSDKRHNKPTLHRKYDLSTAILAGDALLSIAYEFLDKELTENSMMICKEFTSALRIVCEGQALDKEFETRNRVSLQQYFQMISMKTGALIKSACKIGALSANKKVGIEDLKRFGEYGEYLGIAFQLQDDLLDIVGEQKLFGKTKALDLIEGKKTFLLISALKKATGKDLDRLLKLIENKGIKPDEIYKYIDIYKNLGIIELTKKEISKYYQKAKDTLEILNKKYDINDLNNFLEFIINRNY, encoded by the coding sequence ATGACCAAAGAACCTTTTACCAAATTATTAGACGAATTAAAATTACAAATCAACAATCAAATTTTTTTAGAATTAAGTAAAAGAAAACCGAAATCACTTTACGCTCCATTGAACTATTTTTTGAAGTCAGGCGGTAAAAGATTACGCGGAATTTTAGTTCTATTGGTTGCGAAATCAATTAACAAAAATTTAAAATCCTTACCGTTGAACCAGGCAATTGCAATTGAACTTCTTCACAATTTTACTCTTATCCATGATGATGTAATGGATAATTCTGATAAGCGCCATAACAAACCCACTTTGCATCGAAAATATGATTTAAGTACAGCTATTCTCGCGGGTGATGCTTTGCTCTCCATTGCTTATGAGTTTTTGGATAAAGAATTAACTGAAAATTCTATGATGATTTGCAAAGAATTTACAAGTGCTCTGCGAATAGTTTGCGAAGGTCAGGCTTTGGATAAAGAATTTGAAACACGAAATCGAGTTAGCTTGCAGCAATATTTTCAAATGATCTCTATGAAGACTGGAGCATTGATTAAATCTGCCTGCAAAATTGGAGCACTATCAGCTAATAAAAAGGTTGGTATCGAAGACTTGAAAAGGTTTGGTGAGTACGGCGAATATCTTGGCATTGCATTTCAACTGCAGGATGATTTACTGGATATTGTAGGTGAACAAAAATTGTTTGGCAAGACAAAAGCTCTTGATTTGATAGAAGGTAAAAAGACTTTCTTGTTGATAAGTGCATTAAAAAAGGCTACAGGAAAAGATTTAGATAGACTTCTAAAACTTATTGAAAATAAAGGCATTAAGCCTGATGAAATATATAAATACATTGATATATATAAAAACCTGGGAATAATTGAATTAACAAAAAAAGAAATTTCAAAATATTACCAAAAAGCAAAAGATACTTTAGAAATTCTGAACAAAAAATACGATATCAACGATTTGAATAATTTTCTTGAATTTATAATCAATCGTAATTATTGA